The sequence CCCATTTTTGATGTTGAAGGTCAATTTCGTGGCTATCGCGGTATGGATCGAGATATCACCGCTCGCAAATCATCAGAAGAGTCTTTGTTACGCTTTCGCAAAGCCATCAACAGTACTAGTGATGCGATTACTATGGCTGATGCTCAAGGTGAAAGTATTTACCTGAATCCAGCGTTTGTGGAATTATACGGTTATACCTTAGAGGAATTACAAACATCTGGCGGCACAGCAGCGATTTTTCAGCAACCCCAAGAGTATAACAACATATGTAATGCAGTACTTAAGGGGAAATCATGGCGAGGTGAAGTTGCAATGCGATCGCTTAGTGGTAGAGTTATTCAAATTTACCTCAGTGCTGACGCAATTAAAGATGTAGCTGGTAAAATTATTGGTACAGTGTGTATCCATACTGACATTAGCCAGCGCAAGCAAGCAGAGTCAGATTTGTGGCTGCGCGATCGGGCGATCGCTGCCAGTAACAATGGCATTGTAATTTCTGATGTTACCATGCCCGACGAACCAATTATCTACGTTAATCCCGCTTTTGAGCTCATGACTGGTTACTCGGCTGCAGAAGTAATTGGGCATAACTGCCGTTTTTTGCAACACGGTGATATCAACCAACCAGGGATCAAACATCTCCGTATTGCCATGGAAACAGGACAAGCTTGCACAGTGATTTTACGCAATTACCGTAAAGATGGCAGCTTGTTTTGGAATCAGTTAAATATTTCTCCTGTTTGCGATTGTAATGGTGAACTCACTCACTACATAGGCATTCAAACCGATATCACAGAACGCAAACAATTAGAAGCAGAACTAAGAATAGCACTAGAAAAAGAAAAAGAACTAAATGAACTCAAATCCCGCTTTATTTCCATGATTTCCCATGAATTTCGCACCCCATTAAGCACAATTCTGTCTTCTTCAGAGTTATTAGAACACTACCGCCACAAATGGACAGAGGAAAAACAACGCACGCACCTCCATCGCATTCAAACCGCCGTCAAACGCATGACAGAAATGTTAAATGATATTCTGTTTATTGGCAAAGCCGAAGCAGGAATACTAGAGTATAGACCGAGATCTATAGATTTAATTGAATATTGTCATCGTCTAGTCGCAGATGTGGAATTGGATCTGAATTATCAACATTCAATTATTTTTACTAGTGAATTTCCATCAATACCATGTAACATGGATGAGAAATTACTTGGACACATTCTGAGTAACTTACTCTCGAATGCCATCAAGTATTCCCCAGCGAATAGCACAATCCAGCTAACTCTCAGTTGCCAACAAGAACAAGCAGTATTTGCAATTCAAGACCAGGGAATCGGTATTCCTCCAGAAGACATACCCCATCTATTTGAATCATTTCATCGCGCTCAAAACGTCGGTAATATTTTAGGTACAGGATTAGGACTAGCAATAGTCAAAAACTGTGTTGATATCCACCAAGGTGAAATTTATGTCGTCAGCCAATTGGGAGTTGGCACAACATTTACAGTCATTCTCCCGCTGCATCAGCATATAAGAGTATAGCAACCAAATTTAATTGACAACCTATTCATCGACAAAGGCAATAAATTTATTTATCAAATATGATTTTTTAATCAATAATTAATAAGAACTAGTGGAGTTTATGACAAAAATTTTAGTAATTGAAGATGAAGAATTAGTCAGAGAAAACCTTTTAGATTTACTTGAAGCCGAAAATTTTGATACGATAGCCGCCCCTAATGGACAAATCGGAGTAAATTTAGCATTTTCAGAATTTCCCGATTTAATTTTATGCGACGTGATGATGCCAGAAATTGATGGCTATCGAGTTTTATCAACCTTACGACAAGACCCAATCACCGCAACCATTCCTTTCATTTTTCTGACTGCTAAATCCGCTAAATCTGACTTTCGCCAAGGAATGGATATGGGTGCAGATGACTATCTCACCAAGCCCTTTACGCGGGCAGAATTATTGAGCGCGATTATGAATCGTCTGGAAAAACAAGCTACCTTAAAAAAATATTTATTAACCACTCAAACTGCATTGAAGACATTATCGCCAAGAATGCAGTTATTAGAAATGAATTTATCTCGAATTGTCCAAGAAAAGAAATTCCAAGAATTTGAGTTATCTTATCAACCAATTATAGATATTGCTTCTGGTAAAATAATTGCAGCAGAAAATTTATTAGGTTGGCTAAATCCTGAATTAGGTTTAGTAAATTTCTCAGAGTTCAGTCCTATAGCCGAAGCAGCAGGTCTAATTGTTCCAATTAATAACTGGATTTTAGAGAATGTCTGCCAACAAATTAATATTTGGCGTCACTATGCTAGATTGTTTGCCTTAACTATTAATATTAATGTTTCAGGGCATTTATTTAATCAACCAAACTTTTTTCAACAAGTAACACAACTCTTGGAAAGCTATAATTTAGCGCCGCAAGATATAGGTATAGAACTGAATGAAAGTGTGGTTATGCAAGATATTAACAGTGCTGTCACCACCATGACTAAATTACAATCCCTAGGGGTGAAAATCACAATTGATGAATTTGGCATGGGTTATTCTTCCTTGGCTAATCTGCAAGAATTACCAATTAACACCTTGAAAATTGGACGATATTTTATTCATAATATAACTAGCAACTCAGAAAAATCAGAAATTACTAAATCCTTGATTAAAATGTGTCATCGCCTCAAACTGGAGATAGTTGCTGAAGGCGTAGAGACAGAAGCAGAACTATCTTTTCTCCGGGAAAATAACTGTGACGCAGTACAAGGTGCTTTATTAAGTCGTCCATTACCAGCATCTGAGCTAGAAAATTTTTTCTAAGAACAAAAGTTTACTCATATAAATATAAAGTTTAGGCGAATGGCAAAAAGATCGTTGCAAGCATCAAGTGAGGGGATTAGAAAAGCTAAACAAGCTTTTAAACGTAAAGGCTGGACGCAAGAATATCTAGCCAGTGCGGTAGGTTTAGAAACTCGTCAGCCTATTTGGAAGTTCTTCACTGGGAAACCGATTGACCGCCAAGCTTTCAACGAGATTTGTTTTATCTTAGAGTTAGACCCGTCGGAAATTTCACAAAAACCCGCTATCAATGAATCGATATCTACAGAACCAACAGAAAACCCTACTCATCAACTTTTCGATATCGATGCTGTAGTCCAAAAATTGCGGGCTGCTCACTATGATAAAATCCAATCCCAATGTGGAAGTTTACATCTTTTAGATATTGCTCAACCCATCGAATTAAACGACCTTTATATTGATGTCAATATTCTCGAAGAAATGACGAGCAAAAGATGGGTAGAAAATACAAATCGCCTAAATTATGATGCTAGTGAATCTGACAGATTCGGTCTAGGTAAAATCCGGCAAAAAAGAGTTTGGGGAATCGAAGCCTTCGTCCAATATTCTAAGTTGATGCTGCTGGGAAAACCCGGCGCTGGGAAGACTACATTTTTGCAATCAATTGCTATTAGTTGCAATCAAGGATTTTTTCAACCAGATTGCTTGCCAATTTTTATAACTCTGAAAAATTTTACTGATGATACTAAAGGGCGTAGTCAAATTAATTTATTCAGTTATATTTATGAAAGTTTCGCTAATTTTGGTATTACTGAACAAGAACTAATCACAGTATTATCTCATGGCAAAGCCCTAATTTTACTTGATGGATTAGATGAAGTTGCCGGCGAAGATTGCGACGAAGTAATTAAAAGTATTCGTTATTTTCTGGATAATTTTTATAGAACTAGGGTAGTTATTACTTGTCGTATCGCTGCTCAAAGTTACAAATTTTATGGTTTCACTGAAGTAGAAATTGCCGATTTTACTAAAACACAAATTGCTGCTTTCGCTCAAAAATGGTTTTTGACAGTTGCGAAAAATTCGCATACAGAAGCTAGAGCTTTAGCGCAGAAGTTCATGCAAAAACTAGATTTAGCTGAAAATCGGCAGTTTCTGGAGTTAGCAACCACACCAATTTTACTCAATCTGACGTGTTTGTTGTTTCAATTTATAGAAGATTTTCCTGTTGCTCGCTCTGAGCTATATAGAAAAGGATTAGAACTATTACTAGTACGCTGGGATGAAGCTAGGGGAATTAAACGAGATCAAGCGTATCGTGATTTGTCATTATTGCAGAAAATTAAACTTCTGAGTCGCATTGCTGCAATTACCTTTGCTCAAGGAGATTACTTGCTACCGGAAGCGAAAATGCGACAACTTATTACTGATTATCTACGACATTTACCTAATGCAACTACTGATGCAGATGCTTTAGATTTAGAAAGTGTCTCCATCTTAAAGGCGATAGAGGCTCAACATGGGTTATTAATTGAACGAGCTAGAGGAATTTACTCGTTTTCCCATTTGACTTTTCAAGAGTACTTTACTGCTAGAGAAATTGTCGCTCATGCTAGTACAGAAACATTGTCAGAATTAGTCAATCACTTAAATGAAAAACGTTGGCGAGAAGTTTTTTTATTAAGTGTGGAAATTTTGCATCCTGCGGATGAATTATTAAAATTAATGAAGCAAAAAATAAATGCTGCTGTTAACAATGATGCCAAGTTAAAAAACTTTTTGCATTGGATATCCCGTAAAACTTCAGCGGTCAATGCACCTCATCATCCAGCTAGTGTCCGCGCATTTTATTTTACTTTAGCTCTACCCCCAGAACATCCTTTAGCCTGTAACCAAAGTTTAGCTATATCTTTAGACCATCAAATTGCTAGTAATCTCGCTGTTGATTTAGCGCTAGATTTAGCACTGACTCACGCTTTATCTGTGAGTTTAGCTATAACTGCTGATATCTTTTTTCAACGGTTCATAGCTCTCAATCTAGCTCTTGATCTTGAGCATTTATTAAAAGAGCAACCATCTTTACAAACAGCGCTACAAGATATTAAAAATCTTTTACCTTCAGCGAATCAAGGTAGAGAAGCATTAAAAATTTGGTGGTTAACTAACGGAGAAATTTGGATTGAAAAATTGCGGAATTTGCTGATTAATGATCGCCAAATTGGTCAAGTTTGGTTATTCACTCCAGAAGAGTGGCCGCGTTTGCAGCAGTACTGGGATGATAACCAATTACTCATGAATTGCCTTAAAGGCGCTAGTAATGTCACTCCAGATGTGCAAAAATCAATAGAAAACAGCTTATTTGCGATTGAGCAACTATAAATAGAGCGATGCAAATAAAGATTTGTTATTTGCATCATGCATCATCTGTACAACCGGATTGTATAGTTAATCAAAATCGCACTTGCGGCTGGCGACAATTATTCAAACTAAAGTTTAAAGTAAGAAAATTGTGTATAAATCTTGCTTTTATGAACATCTCTAGGCATTTTCTGATGTGGGGCTTGTTATTTACCACAGCAGCTTGTAGTCAGACTAGCGCTTCCTGGAATAATCCTGCATCATCACCCCAAGTAGCGCAGAATTCTACACAGCAAAAAAACATTATCCGTACTGAACCACTTTCACCTACACCAATCCGCATCAATTTAAAAAATTTACCCGCACCTTTTGCGACAGAAAGTGCTTCTAAATCGCCAGATGTGGTGTCAATTCCTGCTAACCCGGTGTTGCGAGTACCGCCAGGGTTTACAGTCAATGTGTTTGCTGAAGGTTTAGATGCGCCACGCTGGTTAGCTTTAACCCCTAGCGGTGACGTGTTGGTGACAGAAACTAGACAAAACCGGATTCGTTTGTTGCGTGACAGTAACGGGGATGGGGTGGCTGATGTGCGTCAGATTTTCGCAAGTGAAGTTAATGGGCTGAATATTCCCTTTGGGATGGCTTTTTCCAGTAATGCCTTTTTTCTAGGTAACACTGACGCGGTTTTACAATTTCCTTACACTAAAGGTCAACAGCAACTCAGTGGTACTGGTAAAAAAATTGCCAATCTACCTGGTGGTGGCTATAACCAACACTGGACGCGGAACGTAGTTGTATCACCCGATGGTAACAAACTATATGTTTCTGTTGGTTCCCAAAGCAACGTCAGCGAAGAACCGCTACCACGGGCTTCTGTACAGCAGATGAATTTGGATGGCTCCCAGGTGCAAACTTTCGCTGCTGGCTTGCGTAACCCAGTCGGGTTAGATTTTCACCCCGTCACAAAAGAACTTTATACTACCGTTAACGAGAGGGATGGTATCGGTGATGACTTAGTACCAGACTACCTTACACGCATTCGCCAAGGGGAATTTTACGGTTGGCCTTATGCTTATTTAACACCAAGCAACCTCGACCCACGCCAAAAGACAAATAATAGAAGTAAACGCCCGGATTTGGTAGCTCGTACCCGCACTCCCGATGTGTTGTTTCAAGCGCACTCAGCCGCTTTGGGTTTGCAGTTTTATGACGGTAATACATTTCCCGCCAAATATCGTCATGGTGCTTTTGTGGCTTTTCGTGGTTCTTGGAACCGCGATCGCGGTACTGGTTACAAGGTTGTGTTTGTTCCCTTCGATGCTCAAGGGCGATCGCCTAACTATTATGAAGATTTTCTCACCGGATTTCTGCTGAATCCATCTGTACCTACTACCTGGGGAAGACCTGTAGGTTTATTAGTGTTACCTGATGGTAGTCTCTTAGTCACAGAAGAAGCTAATAACCGCATTTATCGGATTCAGTACACAGGAAAATAGGGAGTAAGACAAGTTGACAAATTCCGCGAGCTTCACCCCAACTTCATCTAGTTTGAGTTAAATTACTGAACGATAGTAATAGTCATCTGTTTGGGGAAATTTGTTATGACTCAAAATGAGAATAATCCTCTACCTTTGTCACATGGTGGTGCAAGATATTGGGGTAATGTTGATGTCATCGAAGAAGGCGAAGGTTATAGAATTAGTCGAGTGGAAATTAAGCCTAGACACGGCATCAAACCACAAATACATTACCATCGTCATGAGCATTGGGTTGTGGTCGCAGGAGTTGCGAAGGTGACTTGTGGAGATGAAGAAATTTTACTCAATCGTAACGAATCAACTTATGTTCCTGCAGCTACACTCCACAAGGTAGAAAATCCTGGACATATTCCGCTGGTAATTTTGGAAATTCAAAATGGTGAGTATTTAGGTGAGGATGATACAGAACGTCCTTATGATTTAAATTTGCTTAAAGCTGTAGTAGAAATTTAGCAAAATAGAGATGTTGGCTCACAACATCTCTTATGAAGTATGAATTATGAAGTATGAATTATGAAATAAATAAACTTGTAGATTAAGCCTTTAATAGATTCGTCATGAATGCTTTATTTACCCTGTAGGGTATTAGAGCGCGTAACTCATGCAATTGGTGAACCCTATGATTATCATTTATTTTGATAATTTATCTAATTTATTAGCTAACTTTGGATTAATTATATATTGAGAAGATATACTTAACTCTTCTTAATTAATACTTTGATGTTCAGTATAAATGCGGTTTTGTAGTGATAACTACGCAGTTACTATTAACATACTATTAATATTTTATAAAAGTGCGTAAATACAGTTTTCAAAAGTCAACATTTTTGATTTAATGTACAAAAAAAGTTCCCTACAAAGTTCAGGAAATTTACTGTGTACAAACAGACTGTATTCATAGTTAGTGTTCTTTTATCAGGATGTTTTGTTGCCACTATGCCCGCAATAGCTGAAGCGCAGGTGTTGGTTGCACAAGCGAGAAACCCAGAGCTAACGCAACTGCTGGAACAAGGAAGAAGACTAGTGGATGCGGGTGACTATAATGGGGCGATCGCAGTTTATCAACAAGCAACTAGTCTCGATCCTAAAAACGCTAAAATTCATTCTGGGATCGGCTATTTATACGCTCAACAAGGTAATTTTCCAGCAGCGCTAGCAGCCTATCGTCGCGCTCTCGCTCTTAACCCTAATAATGGTGAATTTTATTACGCTGTCGGCTACATCAAAGGCAATTTGGGAGACACCCCAGGAGCCAAAGAAGCCTATCGCCGAGCCATACAGCTAAACCGCAACAACACTAATGCGTATTTAGGATTGGGCGTTATGCAAGCCCGCATGGGAGATTATGAAGCAGCAATGTGGGCTTATGAACAAGCAATTAATTTAGATCGAAACAACGCCCAAACTTATGAGTTAATGGCTTCTATGTACAAACAAAGACGCCAAACTAAGCAAGCAGGTAACTTATTAGCAAAAGCCCGTGACTTATACCAACGACGAAATGATCAAGATGGCGTCGCTAGAGTCGAAGCCTTGCTGCGAGAATTAGGAGGCTAAAATAAGTCGAACTGGCGTCCCGTCAGCTTTTTACAGGGGCGCACCAATTTAATATTGAGATATTATTTAATACTAATTTGAGGAAAGGGGAAAGGGGTTAGGAAAAGAGGTTTTTATCATTCCCTAGCCCCTACTCCCTAGCCCCTATCCAGGGAAAGACTTAACTAAATCGTCTCCTGGAATAACTGTGGTGTAGAAAATATATTCGTCATTGGTTTGATAGCGACGGTCTTGTTTAATAATCGCCATAAATTCTCGATGTCCTTGTCGTGTGCGCCCCACCAAACAACCAGCACTGGCGTTTTTGATATCGTTGGCTGGAGCATCATAGCCCCAGTGTTGATTTACCATGAACAGACCAGTATCTAGTTTGTCTCCTGTGCGTTTAAAGTCTTCATTGAAATCTCGATGAACTGTGATGGGTGCAACTTGTATTAATGCTTCGTGACGATCGGCGTTACCGTGGAATCCTACTCGCCAAGATTTGTATTGATCAAATTTAATTCTGGCTGCTCCTTTGGGATTCATGGGATTGATCGTGTAGAATCTACCTGGTTCTGTAGTTGCTTGCCAGTGATCGACAATTTTGGGCACGCCTTCTACGACTTCAATAACAATCCGTCGATCATTGAATTCATTAGCTCTATCTCCGTTGAGAGTCCAATCTCCACTCATCCCCTCAACATAAACAATGTTGTATTCTCTAGACCTAGAGAATACTTGATAGTCTTTTGCCTGCATGTATTTCACAATCCGACTGGCAATGTCATTGCCAAGTTTTAATGGAGGTTGAGGTATTTCATCTGGTTTGGTTTCAATGAGATTTTTCGCTGTGATTGGGCCTAAAAAGTCAGGTTCCCCACTTTTGGTGATTTCTTGAAACTTTTTGAGAGCCGCTGCGGAGATAGGGCCAAATCTCCCATCGGCTGGAGGTTCTAACAAACCCAAGTTAATTAATTGAAGTTGGATCTGACGAGTTAAATCTGCGTCATCGGCGACGGCTTCAAAATTCCATTTAGTCTGTGTCCCTAGAAAATCTTGTAGTCTCATGTTGCACCTGCCTGTGTCGAGTTATTTGCTAAGTATGTACAGATAAAATTGTGTAGATTGATTCTGTTTAAAGTTATATCCTTAGATATAAACTCTTAACAAAGATATTACTTACATACACAATTATACGATAGTCTCAGTACTGGGTTTTTGGGGTGGTATTGTCCTGTTTATTAAACTTTAAAGACAAATTGTATAAAATCTATAAACATTTAAGTAAAAGGACTTAAGTAAATACTAAAAATCCCCGCTATAGCTGAGAAACTGTTTAAGCCAAGCAACTATTTTTGTATAAAAAGTTTACATTGTCGTCTGAAAATTGTTTACATATAATATTATTCAATAAAAGTAGCATTGGCAACTAGCTTGTAATTCAAAAATACTGAATTTTGCGAATAAAAAATGAAGTTAGCGCCATCATCTCCCAAAATATAGTGTTATTACTGAAGTCAAAATGACAACACAAACATCTCTCCGCCTGCGTGACCTCAAATCGGAATATCAACAACTGTGGAATAGTTGCATTATCAAGCCAGAAAATGTCAATCAAATTCAAGAGATAGTGGCGACAATCTCCTCAAATCGACCTCGTTATCTAGGTGTGCAAAAAACAATCAACGTTCCTTGGTACTTCATCGCCGTGATTCACAATATGGAATCAACCTTGAAATTTACGAGACATTTGCACAACGGTGACTCACTCAAAAAACGTACAGTCAATATACCAGTAGCTAGACCCGCTCAAGCGCCGATCAATGGCTGGCAAGTAGGATACACTTGGGAGGAAAGCGCAATTGATGCTTTGACACTCAAGGATTTCGACAAAGTTAAAGATTGGAGTTTAGCAGCTCAACTGTGGCAATTGGAGAGATACAACGGTTTTGGTTATAGACAGTATCATCCAGAGGTGCTGACTCCTTATCTGTGGTCAGGAACTAATCTCTACACTCAAGGTAAATATACAGCCGATGGTCAATGGGATGGTGAGGCAGTTTCTACTCAAACTGGTGTAGTGGCTTTGCTGAAAATTTTGATTAGGGAAGAAAACTTGCAAATTAACATAGCTTAATTCTAATTCATCATGCGG is a genomic window of Fortiea contorta PCC 7126 containing:
- a CDS encoding two-component system response regulator; protein product: MTKILVIEDEELVRENLLDLLEAENFDTIAAPNGQIGVNLAFSEFPDLILCDVMMPEIDGYRVLSTLRQDPITATIPFIFLTAKSAKSDFRQGMDMGADDYLTKPFTRAELLSAIMNRLEKQATLKKYLLTTQTALKTLSPRMQLLEMNLSRIVQEKKFQEFELSYQPIIDIASGKIIAAENLLGWLNPELGLVNFSEFSPIAEAAGLIVPINNWILENVCQQINIWRHYARLFALTININVSGHLFNQPNFFQQVTQLLESYNLAPQDIGIELNESVVMQDINSAVTTMTKLQSLGVKITIDEFGMGYSSLANLQELPINTLKIGRYFIHNITSNSEKSEITKSLIKMCHRLKLEIVAEGVETEAELSFLRENNCDAVQGALLSRPLPASELENFF
- a CDS encoding NACHT domain-containing protein codes for the protein MAKRSLQASSEGIRKAKQAFKRKGWTQEYLASAVGLETRQPIWKFFTGKPIDRQAFNEICFILELDPSEISQKPAINESISTEPTENPTHQLFDIDAVVQKLRAAHYDKIQSQCGSLHLLDIAQPIELNDLYIDVNILEEMTSKRWVENTNRLNYDASESDRFGLGKIRQKRVWGIEAFVQYSKLMLLGKPGAGKTTFLQSIAISCNQGFFQPDCLPIFITLKNFTDDTKGRSQINLFSYIYESFANFGITEQELITVLSHGKALILLDGLDEVAGEDCDEVIKSIRYFLDNFYRTRVVITCRIAAQSYKFYGFTEVEIADFTKTQIAAFAQKWFLTVAKNSHTEARALAQKFMQKLDLAENRQFLELATTPILLNLTCLLFQFIEDFPVARSELYRKGLELLLVRWDEARGIKRDQAYRDLSLLQKIKLLSRIAAITFAQGDYLLPEAKMRQLITDYLRHLPNATTDADALDLESVSILKAIEAQHGLLIERARGIYSFSHLTFQEYFTAREIVAHASTETLSELVNHLNEKRWREVFLLSVEILHPADELLKLMKQKINAAVNNDAKLKNFLHWISRKTSAVNAPHHPASVRAFYFTLALPPEHPLACNQSLAISLDHQIASNLAVDLALDLALTHALSVSLAITADIFFQRFIALNLALDLEHLLKEQPSLQTALQDIKNLLPSANQGREALKIWWLTNGEIWIEKLRNLLINDRQIGQVWLFTPEEWPRLQQYWDDNQLLMNCLKGASNVTPDVQKSIENSLFAIEQL
- a CDS encoding PQQ-dependent sugar dehydrogenase encodes the protein MNISRHFLMWGLLFTTAACSQTSASWNNPASSPQVAQNSTQQKNIIRTEPLSPTPIRINLKNLPAPFATESASKSPDVVSIPANPVLRVPPGFTVNVFAEGLDAPRWLALTPSGDVLVTETRQNRIRLLRDSNGDGVADVRQIFASEVNGLNIPFGMAFSSNAFFLGNTDAVLQFPYTKGQQQLSGTGKKIANLPGGGYNQHWTRNVVVSPDGNKLYVSVGSQSNVSEEPLPRASVQQMNLDGSQVQTFAAGLRNPVGLDFHPVTKELYTTVNERDGIGDDLVPDYLTRIRQGEFYGWPYAYLTPSNLDPRQKTNNRSKRPDLVARTRTPDVLFQAHSAALGLQFYDGNTFPAKYRHGAFVAFRGSWNRDRGTGYKVVFVPFDAQGRSPNYYEDFLTGFLLNPSVPTTWGRPVGLLVLPDGSLLVTEEANNRIYRIQYTGK
- a CDS encoding phosphomannose isomerase type II C-terminal cupin domain, whose product is MTQNENNPLPLSHGGARYWGNVDVIEEGEGYRISRVEIKPRHGIKPQIHYHRHEHWVVVAGVAKVTCGDEEILLNRNESTYVPAATLHKVENPGHIPLVILEIQNGEYLGEDDTERPYDLNLLKAVVEI
- a CDS encoding tetratricopeptide repeat protein; amino-acid sequence: MPAIAEAQVLVAQARNPELTQLLEQGRRLVDAGDYNGAIAVYQQATSLDPKNAKIHSGIGYLYAQQGNFPAALAAYRRALALNPNNGEFYYAVGYIKGNLGDTPGAKEAYRRAIQLNRNNTNAYLGLGVMQARMGDYEAAMWAYEQAINLDRNNAQTYELMASMYKQRRQTKQAGNLLAKARDLYQRRNDQDGVARVEALLRELGG
- a CDS encoding peptidoglycan-binding domain-containing protein, with the translated sequence MRLQDFLGTQTKWNFEAVADDADLTRQIQLQLINLGLLEPPADGRFGPISAAALKKFQEITKSGEPDFLGPITAKNLIETKPDEIPQPPLKLGNDIASRIVKYMQAKDYQVFSRSREYNIVYVEGMSGDWTLNGDRANEFNDRRIVIEVVEGVPKIVDHWQATTEPGRFYTINPMNPKGAARIKFDQYKSWRVGFHGNADRHEALIQVAPITVHRDFNEDFKRTGDKLDTGLFMVNQHWGYDAPANDIKNASAGCLVGRTRQGHREFMAIIKQDRRYQTNDEYIFYTTVIPGDDLVKSFPG